From the genome of Cytophagales bacterium WSM2-2:
AAGCCACGGTAGAAGCTATCAACCCAGTGATCTGTGGCCATGCAATCAAAAGGCTTTCTAAAAACGAAAGGGGCGTTGGTATTGCACCTGCCATTTGCTCCATAGTGATCGGGCTCAAACTCCTGATGGAGGGCATTAATAGTGTATTAGTAGCGTCAGTGTAAAGTTGACTTGGTGCCAGACGCAAAAAACTTAATAGAATTTCATTGTAACGGAGAACGTCATCTTGAGTAAGCGTCTGAGAACTAGGAACAAGGGCTCTTACAATTATATTGACGATAATTTGATAGAATACGGTTAGAAACAGCCATATTCCTATCGCTGTGAGCGCTGACGTAGCGGCTTGCTTAAAACGAATCGATAGCAAAATGGATAGTCCGAGCCAGAATCCAATGTACATTATGCAGATGATGGTGAAACTTAGTACCCGAAGCACCTCTTCAAGTTCAATGAGCACCCCTGTAAGTATAATTCCGCACCCGATCATGAGTAAAACAAGAGAGAAAAAAAGAGTGCTGATCAAGATCAGGGCACTTACAAATTTCGATAGCAACAAATTGTCCCGATAAACCGGTTGCGCCATAATCCTTGTAAGTGTCCCGCTCTGTTGCTCAGAGTTGATGGCATCAAAACCCAGGCTAATTCCTAGCAATGGTCCTAAAAAATTTAGGAACACATGAAACGGAGGCAACGTGCCCTCCGTTGTCGTTAGCAGTTTGAGATATAAAAACATTTGGTCCGGATCATAGATGTTAGCCACGGCTGCTTTGATGTTATTCATTGACACATACATTGCTCCCCAAAAAGTAAGCGCAATTAATATCAATAGTATTATAAACCGCCAACTACGGATATGGCCACCAATTTCTTTCCTCACCATAATCCAAAAAGGACCATTGTGAGATTTATTTTCTAACGATCCTATTTTAAAAGAAGCTACCAGATTTTTCATTGTTGACTATGCTCTGTTAGATAGATTGTTCTCAAAATATTTTTGATAGATGTCATCCAGGCCATATTGTTTCTTCTGAACGCCAGCGATGTTAAATCCTTTCGCTACAAAAAATCTGACGATATCAGGTGTTATGTCACGGCTGCATACAACATCAATAGTTTGGTCTTTCAGCAGTACCTCTTGTACAGATTCCAATGTGAGTATTTCAGCATGGTGCTTCCTCATCGTATTAGGATCATCTTGTACGGTGATTTGCACTTCGTATGATTTCTTTTTGAAAAGATTTTTTGAAAGAGTATCAAGGTTACCTTCCACCAAAAGTTTTCCGCCCACAAAAATGCCCACACGATCACACACCTGTTGAACCTGATGCAGATGATGAGATGAAAGTAAAACTGTAAGCCCTTGTTGGCGACTCAATGTATGGATGAGTTCCAAAAAATCTTTTACTCCGGCAGGATCAATCCCTAAAGTGGGTTCATCTAAGATGATCACATCAGGTTGCTTGATTAATACATCGGCCAGACCTAACCGTTGTTTCATCCCCCTTGAGAACTCTGAAGTTTTTTTACTAAGATCATCTTGCTTAAGCCCAACAAGACGAAGCATTTCAGTAGCTCTTTCCCTAACCGCTGATGAGGGGATGCCGTTGAGTTCACCTATGTAAATTAAGTTTTCAAGGGCTGTCATGTTATCGTAAAAGCCGAGACTGTCCGGCATATAGCCCACTTTTCTTTTTACGGAAATGGGATTGCTGGTAGCATTGTAACCACAGACATTGACACTTCCAGACGTAGGTTCTGTAAGTCCAAGCATCATCAGTATAGTAGTGGTTTTACCAGCACCGTTGGGGCCCAACAGCCCAAAAATTTCTCCTTTCTGAATGGAAAGGTTTAAATCATCAACAGCCTTTAGGGCACCGTAACACTTTGTCAGGCCCCTCAATTCTATGATGGGGTTGTCCATAAAAGTTTATCTTCTTCCGTATTTTCGAATAAGAAAATAAACAAGACCTGCAGCAGCAAGAATAATTAAAATGCCGACTGCTCCAGAAAGAATCGATGTGCGTACAGTCATGCGAAAGCTAGCTTGCGCACTCTTTGTACTATTTCTTGCAGTAAACGTTGTTACATAGTCACCGGCTAAAGTCTTATCCGGCACGGTTAACTTGGCAACAACATCAGCTGATTTTCCTGGCTCGAGCCGTTCTATTTTTGAAGGATTAAATGTAGCGTCCCACTTTGACGGAGCTTGTGCAGACAAAGAAATGTCTGTCAGATTCAAACTACCCGTATTGGTAACAACCAAATGAATCTCCTTTTGCTCTCCTTCCGTAATCTTACCGCTCAATAAACCAGTAGGAGTGGTAAGTTCTAAATTATAAGACCCCTTCACAACTGCCTCGAGATCTAAATGCAAAGTCTCATTTGATGCAGCAGCTGTAATCGGAATTTTATATTTTTTAGGTTCGGCATTGTAAGCAGGGCGAATTTCAATGCTGATCGTTTCACTTTTGCCTCCATCTATGTTAATAGATGTTATCTGGTTGCCTCTTGCTCGGAATACAATACTCCAACCTTCGGGAGCCGCGGCTGTCAGTTCATAAACACGTACTTGTGACGAAGCATTATAAAGGGTTGTACTGTAATTAAAAGTTTCGTGCACCGCTGCCTCGATATTGATTAATTGGCTGGTAAAGGTGGATCCTTTGTCGGTAGCACTACGGGCCTGGGCTTTGCTCAAAGCTGGCGCAAAAAAGTAAAGAGCTACAAATAAAAAAGGCAGGAATTTAACTCCTGTCTTAGACTGTTTTGAAATAAAATTGTTCGCAGACATAACGTTTAATGAGTAATAAGTAAAAATTTAAGGTTTTAAGTATTAGTCAATATCTTTTAAATCTTATGACGTCCTATTTCGCGATTCTCAAAAATTTTTCGCGAAAATAAAAAAGCTGATTATTACGAATCAAGATTTTTTTTAAATTTTTTAGGCAGTTATAGCCAACCATTCTTAGCATAGAGAATTCTTTTTAAGACAAAATGATTTTCGAAAAGACAAAAATTCAGGGGAGTCCATTCTCATGTCAGATTCTATTTAGTCCAGGAAGGGTAAGTGCTGTCATTTTTTCAGTCTTTGGCAGAATGCACACAATTTGTTTAGGGAAAAATTCGAATCGCGATTCTATTTTAAATTAAATGTTTAACTAAATCTTGAAAGGAGAAAAAGTTATGAGAACATTAGTAAGACAAAACTCAACGCTGTTTCCATCACTGCCTTCATTGGTCGAAGATTTTTTCAACAGAGAGTGGGCAGATTCTTCGCTGGCTAACAAGTCTTTTGCTTCCACCCTGCCTGCGGTCAATGTTCGGGAAGATAATGATCAGTTCATTATCGATGTAGCTGCGCCAGGAATGAAGCGTGACGACTTCAAAGTAGAGTTGGATCAAAATGTGCTGACGATCTCATCGCATAAAGAAGAAAGACGCGAGGAAAAAACTGAGGACACAAACTATACCCGGAAGGAATTCAATTATCAGTCATTTCAAAGAAGTTTCTCGCTACCCGAAAACAAAGTCGAAGGCCAAAAAATAACGGCCAGGTATATAGACGGTATCCTTCAGATCACCGTTCCTAAAAAGGACGAGGCGAAAGTTAAACCCGTCAAGCAAATTACCGTGGAATAGATTATGAATTCCATTGTAGGAATGAAAAGTGAATCGGGCTGCAAAAAACGATAAAACTTTTGCAGCTCCGGTTCATCTCCATCAGCAATTTTTATTGACATTAAAATAATAAGGTTATGAAAAATTTCGGATCCCTAATGTTGGCTGCTACTTTGGGCAGCGTAATTACAGTGGCCACTTATTCGTGGTTTGAAAATGGAAATAGCTCGGTAAAAATTGAACACATCGAGGGCTCACCGGTCTCTCAGGTGGCTTATCGAATTAATGAAAAAGGAGAGGCAGTACCATTGGATTTTACGCAAACTGCGGAAAACGTGACGAATGCTGTGGTGCACATTCGCTCACAGCAGCCGAGCAGCACCAAAAACCAACTAAATGACCCAATCCAGCAATTCTTTTTCGGTCCCCAAATTCCACAGCAAAGCCCAAGCGTGAGTACTGGATCCGGAGTCATCATCAATGCGAACGGGTACATCGTTACTAATAACCATGTAGTTGCAAATGCCGACAAAGTTGATGTCACCCTGCATGATAATCGCTCATTTGTAGCCGAGGTGGTAGGCACCGACCCAGATACAGATCTGGCATTGATCAAGATTAATCAGAAGGATCTGCCCCATCTCTCTTTTGTAAATTCTGACAATTCAAAAGTAGGCGAGTGGGTATTGGCCGTTGGCAATCCATTCAACTTGAACTCTACCGTGACAGCTGGTATCATCAGTGCGAAAGGCAGAAATATTAACATAATCAATTCCAACAATCCTTCTGGCCGTCAACAGCAGGGCAGCACTGCAATAGAATCATTCATTCAAACGGATGCTGCAATCAATCCTGGGAATAGCGGTGGCGCTTTGGTGAATTTGGAGGGCGGGCTTTTGGGAATCAATACGGCAATCGCGAGCCCGACCGGTTCTTACTCTGGTTATGGATTTGCCGTTCCCTCAAATATTGTAAGCAAAGTTGTTGAGGACCTTCTTGCTTTCGGGACGGTGCAACGTGGCTGGCTGGGAATTTCCGTTGGTAGTGTGAACAGTGACCTCGCTAAAGAAAAAGGACTTGATGTGACAGAGGGCGCTTATGTTTCTGGTTTCGCCGAAGAAGGAAAGAGCGCTGCCAAAGATGCTGGAGTGAAAGTAGGTGACGTTGTAGTTAAGATGGACGAAACCCCAATTAAATCAAGCAGCGCTTTGATCGAGTATGTGGGCCGCAAAAGACCAGGCGATAAAATTAACATCACAGTTGCTCGTGAGGGGAAAACTTTACTATTGCCTGTCACGCTTCGCAATAAGGATGGCAAGGTCGAAACAGTGAAGCGCGAGGAGAAAGACGCGGTAACCGCATTGGGTATTGAACTGCAAGATCTCGATGCTAAGAAATTAAAGGCACTCGATCTTAATTCAGGCATTGAGGTTAAATCATTGAATCAGGGCAAAATTAAAAAGTACACTGACATTCGGGAAGGTTTTATTATAACGCATGTCGATGATAACACCGTCAAATCAAGTAGAGAAGTAATTGAAATTTTAAAAAAGAAGAAGCCTGGAGAGCAAGTCATTTTTGCGGGTGTTTATCCAGATAGGCCACGTGAATATCTGTATGCATTCCGTTTCTAATTTGGACATCCTCAATAGAGCTAAAGGGAGGCCATTGCAACCGGCATGGCATGAAACAGAAATATATCTAACCGGTTATTGATGACCACATCTGAGAGTGCAGACATTGGTGCGTGACTTGCTTCTAATTATCTGTGTGGTCTTAACTACGATTGACAGTTCAAAAGTAATTTTTTCCCCGAACCCCCTCGCAAACAAAGGGGTTCGGGAAAAAAAATTTTAAGGATGAGCCTTTCTCTCGGAGTTTTATAGGGAGGCTTCCCCCGGGGACAACTTTGAC
Proteins encoded in this window:
- a CDS encoding serine protease; this translates as MKNFGSLMLAATLGSVITVATYSWFENGNSSVKIEHIEGSPVSQVAYRINEKGEAVPLDFTQTAENVTNAVVHIRSQQPSSTKNQLNDPIQQFFFGPQIPQQSPSVSTGSGVIINANGYIVTNNHVVANADKVDVTLHDNRSFVAEVVGTDPDTDLALIKINQKDLPHLSFVNSDNSKVGEWVLAVGNPFNLNSTVTAGIISAKGRNINIINSNNPSGRQQQGSTAIESFIQTDAAINPGNSGGALVNLEGGLLGINTAIASPTGSYSGYGFAVPSNIVSKVVEDLLAFGTVQRGWLGISVGSVNSDLAKEKGLDVTEGAYVSGFAEEGKSAAKDAGVKVGDVVVKMDETPIKSSSALIEYVGRKRPGDKINITVAREGKTLLLPVTLRNKDGKVETVKREEKDAVTALGIELQDLDAKKLKALDLNSGIEVKSLNQGKIKKYTDIREGFIITHVDDNTVKSSREVIEILKKKKPGEQVIFAGVYPDRPREYLYAFRF
- a CDS encoding ABC transporter permease, encoding MKNLVASFKIGSLENKSHNGPFWIMVRKEIGGHIRSWRFIILLILIALTFWGAMYVSMNNIKAAVANIYDPDQMFLYLKLLTTTEGTLPPFHVFLNFLGPLLGISLGFDAINSEQQSGTLTRIMAQPVYRDNLLLSKFVSALILISTLFFSLVLLMIGCGIILTGVLIELEEVLRVLSFTIICIMYIGFWLGLSILLSIRFKQAATSALTAIGIWLFLTVFYQIIVNIIVRALVPSSQTLTQDDVLRYNEILLSFLRLAPSQLYTDATNTLLMPSIRSLSPITMEQMAGAIPTPLSFLESLLIAWPQITGLIASTVACFALSYYLFMRREIRS